A region of Selenomonadales bacterium 4137-cl DNA encodes the following proteins:
- a CDS encoding LPS-assembly protein LptD, protein MKKMLGGVLLASLIAFPLTAAAADKDKEAKPKSQAPIVIEADEIYFSDLNGTMFAKGTVVITQDKTSLKGDLIRGNAKQNQIWIDDKANYSEPGVTLDGSQINYNYGNKNGSIATASGKIGKDIVVGQKIELLPGEYIIHDGTITGCPAKVPDYHVSATRVEIWPNDKMIAYNAKFWIKNTVIYSMPKYQKSLRKDAASEFPEIGHSSNDGAYIRQHLEYPFDDKFSAYTDLAYYSRRGFRPLYGLTDREKGFTLGVVYGYSVDGNDNWVKREPEFSLSFDTRQLFSLPINYSVWGSYGRWNDFTKSSWQKSYGVYFTGFPIKFGSSTSLVLGTGFSNTKQSYNNSSNNSYVYDATLTSEWSPELSTFLAYHYRRNISDLFSYNRPEMAREGDFGFSYQVDRLNKLSFVWAYDIGYSRLHDADLTWSHNLHCWQADITYRFKRSQLQVRFATKKF, encoded by the coding sequence ATGAAAAAAATGCTAGGCGGAGTGCTCCTTGCATCGCTGATAGCGTTTCCGCTCACGGCGGCGGCCGCCGATAAGGACAAGGAAGCAAAGCCGAAGTCTCAAGCCCCGATCGTCATAGAGGCGGACGAGATATACTTCAGCGACCTGAACGGCACCATGTTCGCCAAGGGGACCGTGGTCATAACCCAGGATAAGACGAGCCTAAAGGGCGACCTAATCCGCGGCAACGCCAAACAGAACCAGATCTGGATCGACGACAAGGCCAATTACAGCGAACCGGGGGTTACTCTCGACGGCTCGCAGATAAACTATAACTACGGCAACAAAAACGGGTCGATCGCGACGGCCTCGGGTAAAATCGGCAAGGATATTGTCGTCGGGCAGAAAATTGAGCTGCTCCCCGGCGAATATATCATCCACGACGGTACGATAACCGGCTGTCCCGCCAAAGTTCCCGACTACCACGTCAGTGCGACCAGGGTGGAAATCTGGCCGAACGACAAGATGATCGCCTATAACGCTAAATTCTGGATAAAGAATACCGTCATCTACTCGATGCCCAAATACCAGAAGTCGCTGCGCAAGGACGCTGCCAGCGAGTTTCCCGAGATAGGGCATTCCAGCAACGATGGCGCCTACATCAGGCAGCACCTTGAATACCCCTTCGACGATAAGTTCTCCGCTTATACCGACCTCGCCTACTACTCGCGGCGTGGCTTCAGGCCTCTCTATGGCTTGACAGACCGGGAGAAAGGTTTCACCCTGGGGGTTGTTTACGGCTACAGCGTCGACGGCAATGACAACTGGGTCAAGCGGGAACCGGAGTTCAGCCTCTCGTTCGACACCAGGCAGTTGTTTTCACTGCCGATAAATTACTCCGTATGGGGCAGTTACGGGCGCTGGAACGACTTTACGAAGTCCAGCTGGCAGAAAAGCTACGGCGTCTATTTTACCGGTTTCCCGATCAAATTCGGATCGTCGACTAGCCTGGTGCTGGGCACCGGTTTTTCCAACACCAAGCAGAGCTATAACAATTCGTCAAACAATTCCTATGTCTACGACGCCACGCTCACGAGCGAATGGTCCCCCGAATTGAGCACATTCCTAGCTTACCACTACCGGCGCAACATCTCCGACCTCTTCTCCTACAACCGTCCGGAAATGGCGCGTGAAGGCGACTTCGGCTTTAGCTACCAGGTAGACCGTCTGAATAAGTTATCGTTCGTCTGGGCGTACGATATCGGTTACAGCCGGCTCCATGATGCAGACCTGACCTGGTCTCACAACCTGCATTGCTGGCAGGCTGACATAACCTACCGCTTCAAACGCAGCCAGTTGCAGGTAAGGTTCGCCACGAAAAAATTCTAG
- a CDS encoding D-sedoheptulose 7-phosphate isomerase: protein MDNQAMKNIAEAVFAEHDMVIAATRGQLLDEIVRLGALFAHAVKNGNCIFFMGNGGSAADSQHLAAEFVGRFQKERRGLPAIALSTDTSILTAVGNDYGFDAVFARQVEALAKAGDVVVGLSTSGNSPNVVKALQAAKAAGAVAVGMTGRSGGKMAAICDLCIMVPADVTARIQEAHALIGHIACQLVDGEAGGV, encoded by the coding sequence ATGGATAACCAAGCGATGAAAAATATCGCCGAGGCGGTCTTCGCCGAGCACGACATGGTGATCGCTGCGACGCGCGGCCAACTGCTCGACGAAATCGTACGGCTGGGGGCGCTGTTCGCCCACGCAGTCAAAAACGGCAACTGCATATTTTTCATGGGCAACGGTGGCAGTGCTGCCGACAGTCAGCACTTGGCGGCCGAGTTCGTCGGCCGTTTTCAGAAGGAGAGGCGCGGCCTGCCGGCCATAGCCCTTTCGACCGACACCTCCATCCTGACAGCGGTCGGCAACGACTACGGCTTCGACGCCGTGTTCGCGCGCCAGGTGGAAGCGCTGGCCAAGGCGGGCGACGTCGTCGTCGGGTTGTCCACCTCCGGCAACAGCCCCAACGTCGTCAAAGCACTGCAGGCGGCGAAGGCAGCCGGGGCGGTCGCCGTCGGCATGACGGGGCGCAGCGGCGGTAAAATGGCGGCGATCTGCGACCTGTGCATCATGGTGCCGGCCGACGTCACCGCCAGGATACAGGAAGCCCACGCCCTCATCGGCCATATAGCCTGTCAGCTTGTCGACGGGGAGGCCGGCGGTGTTTAA
- the rfaE1 gene encoding D-glycero-beta-D-manno-heptose-7-phosphate kinase yields MFNDSGKIFDLLDNGVGDIAVLVVGDVMLDRYYFGEVKRISPEAPVPVTRVTHEHATLGGAGNVANNLSRLGCKVLLAGLAGEDEARGRLNGLLADAGIDGTGLLTDGRPTTTKLRVLGGHQQMLRLDFEDSRPVGGKAETGLKSFISQTVGAGRVQAVIVSDYAKGLCTQRLCQHIVRECAAAGIPLIVDPKGLNWRKYAGAPYITPNLKELGEAAGTDPANDDRAVKALADKVRKRYNIANVIVTRSEKGLSVLSNQPAVHISTTAREVFDVSGAGDTVAAVLGAALAAGIELIDAAHLANLAAGIVVGKLGTYAVTRDELLDAAGREGGQQRKEAGK; encoded by the coding sequence ATGTTTAACGACAGCGGAAAGATTTTCGACCTCTTAGATAACGGTGTCGGCGATATCGCCGTCTTGGTCGTCGGCGACGTGATGCTCGACCGGTATTACTTCGGAGAAGTAAAGCGCATCTCGCCCGAGGCCCCCGTGCCAGTCACCCGCGTTACCCACGAGCACGCCACCCTGGGCGGGGCGGGCAACGTGGCCAACAATCTCTCCAGGCTGGGCTGCAAAGTCCTGCTGGCTGGCCTGGCCGGAGAGGACGAAGCCCGCGGACGCCTGAACGGACTATTGGCAGACGCCGGCATCGACGGAACCGGCCTGCTGACCGATGGCCGGCCGACCACGACCAAGCTCAGGGTGCTGGGCGGCCATCAGCAGATGCTGCGCCTGGACTTCGAGGACAGCCGCCCAGTCGGCGGCAAGGCGGAAACCGGCCTGAAGAGCTTCATCAGCCAGACGGTCGGCGCCGGACGGGTTCAGGCGGTGATCGTGTCCGACTACGCCAAGGGCCTGTGCACGCAGCGGCTCTGCCAGCATATTGTCAGGGAGTGCGCCGCCGCCGGCATACCGTTGATCGTAGATCCCAAAGGGCTGAACTGGCGAAAATACGCCGGAGCGCCGTACATCACACCTAACCTCAAGGAACTGGGCGAGGCGGCCGGGACCGATCCGGCTAACGACGACCGGGCGGTAAAAGCCCTGGCCGACAAAGTGCGAAAACGGTACAACATCGCGAACGTCATCGTCACCAGGTCGGAAAAGGGCCTGAGCGTGCTCAGCAACCAACCTGCCGTGCATATCTCCACCACCGCCCGGGAAGTATTCGACGTCTCGGGCGCCGGCGACACGGTAGCGGCCGTGTTGGGAGCCGCCCTGGCCGCCGGGATCGAATTGATCGACGCGGCGCATCTGGCCAACCTGGCGGCAGGCATTGTCGTCGGCAAACTCGGCACTTATGCCGTAACACGGGACGAACTGCTGGACGCCGCCGGACGCGAAGGCGGGCAACAGCGGAAGGAGGCGGGAAAATGA
- a CDS encoding PfkB family carbohydrate kinase, with product MVIGDMVADVYLEGIISRISREAPVLVLEHGGENVVPGGAANAVHNAATLGGDAFAVGVVGEDAAGRELAAILAGKKVHTAGLIIDPARPTITKTRVMAGGLATVRQQIVRIDREAKDSLSPAVEARLLEYIGAHIETMAAVVISDYGSITLSPAVRDMVIAACRRRDIPCIVDSRYNILAFAGATVVKQNEAEVAAALGYKNLDAESALVEAGERMLAAMQAEALLLTRGPDGMSLFEAGGRVTHIPVSNVSEVFDVTGAGDTAVVTAALALAAGASYVEAARLANFAAGIVVKKPGTATTTTAELREAVGVYNENNR from the coding sequence ATGGTCATCGGCGACATGGTGGCCGACGTTTACCTCGAAGGAATAATCTCCCGCATCTCGCGGGAGGCGCCGGTGCTGGTGCTTGAACACGGCGGCGAAAATGTGGTCCCCGGCGGGGCCGCTAACGCCGTCCATAACGCCGCCACCCTCGGCGGCGACGCCTTTGCCGTCGGCGTCGTCGGCGAAGACGCGGCTGGCCGCGAACTCGCCGCAATCCTGGCCGGCAAGAAAGTTCACACCGCCGGCCTCATCATCGACCCCGCCCGGCCCACGATAACCAAAACGCGGGTGATGGCGGGCGGCCTGGCGACTGTCAGGCAGCAGATCGTGCGCATCGACCGCGAAGCCAAGGACAGCCTCAGCCCCGCCGTCGAAGCGCGCCTCCTGGAGTATATCGGCGCCCATATAGAAACCATGGCCGCCGTAGTCATCAGCGACTACGGCAGCATAACACTGTCGCCGGCGGTGCGCGACATGGTCATCGCGGCCTGTCGCCGCCGGGACATCCCCTGCATCGTAGATTCGCGCTACAACATCCTCGCCTTTGCCGGGGCGACGGTCGTCAAACAAAACGAGGCCGAGGTTGCGGCCGCGCTCGGGTACAAGAACCTTGACGCCGAAAGCGCGCTCGTGGAAGCGGGCGAACGGATGCTGGCCGCGATGCAGGCCGAAGCGCTTCTTCTTACCCGCGGTCCCGACGGCATGAGCCTGTTCGAGGCCGGCGGCAGAGTCACCCATATCCCGGTCTCCAACGTAAGCGAAGTCTTCGACGTCACCGGCGCGGGCGATACAGCCGTCGTCACCGCCGCGCTGGCGTTGGCAGCAGGCGCCTCGTACGTCGAGGCGGCCAGGCTGGCAAACTTCGCGGCCGGCATCGTCGTCAAGAAGCCGGGCACGGCGACGACAACAACGGCGGAATTACGCGAGGCGGTAGGAGTGTACAATGAAAATAATCGCTAG
- a CDS encoding glycosyltransferase family 1 protein, whose product MRIAIFESIMTPGGHEVDFDRLIVEELVALGHEVSFYVPQDFVFRFDYKVPVRYLPGNTSSYAGVKGWRKALNSLKREINRQRCYRGLYQAAARGEFDAAIVPTSTYRYLRALKFSALKAPPVPIIFIQHGLNPGEVDAYFREADNLAASSNIKLAVLTFGNDVLGRSRPNVRLMYPPAYTARDLDYQPKMNKDGPLRLGFFGQYRREKNLDVFLDTYLSCRFSHPVELMVQGATVHPDDAADFERIIAKYCGAGGVSFLHKGLIGREWQEAIAGLDALVMPYAAERYRYHWAGMLFTAIGFYRPVVASAQINPEVFALYDIGVTFPSAGAPTLKDALEVFVNTFPEKAGSYEQQLTAANAAFSPAEFVNKLIAVMDGRD is encoded by the coding sequence ATGAGAATCGCAATTTTCGAGTCCATCATGACCCCCGGCGGCCATGAAGTCGATTTCGACCGCCTGATTGTCGAAGAACTCGTCGCGTTGGGGCACGAAGTAAGCTTCTATGTCCCGCAGGATTTTGTCTTCCGATTCGACTACAAGGTGCCGGTCCGATATCTGCCGGGCAACACTTCCTCATACGCAGGCGTCAAGGGATGGCGCAAAGCATTGAATTCCCTCAAGCGCGAGATAAACAGGCAGCGATGTTACCGGGGCCTCTACCAGGCCGCGGCCAGAGGCGAATTCGACGCCGCGATAGTACCCACCTCCACATACCGCTACTTGAGAGCACTAAAATTCAGCGCCCTCAAGGCGCCCCCGGTGCCGATCATCTTCATCCAGCACGGCCTCAACCCGGGCGAAGTAGACGCCTATTTCCGCGAGGCCGACAACTTAGCGGCGAGCAGCAACATCAAACTCGCCGTCCTGACCTTCGGTAACGACGTCTTAGGCCGGAGCCGGCCGAACGTCCGCCTGATGTATCCGCCGGCCTACACCGCCCGCGACCTCGACTACCAGCCGAAAATGAACAAGGACGGCCCGCTCAGACTGGGCTTCTTCGGGCAGTACCGCCGCGAGAAGAACCTCGACGTCTTTCTCGACACATACCTATCCTGCCGCTTCAGCCACCCGGTGGAGCTCATGGTGCAAGGCGCAACCGTTCATCCCGATGACGCCGCCGATTTCGAACGGATAATCGCGAAATACTGCGGCGCCGGCGGCGTGTCCTTCCTCCACAAGGGACTGATCGGCCGCGAGTGGCAGGAAGCTATCGCCGGCCTCGACGCGCTCGTTATGCCCTACGCTGCCGAACGGTACCGCTACCACTGGGCGGGGATGCTGTTCACCGCCATCGGCTTCTACCGGCCGGTGGTGGCGAGCGCGCAGATCAATCCCGAAGTGTTCGCCCTGTATGACATCGGCGTGACCTTCCCCAGCGCCGGGGCGCCGACCCTCAAAGACGCGCTGGAAGTGTTCGTCAACACCTTCCCGGAGAAAGCCGGGAGCTATGAGCAGCAACTGACGGCAGCCAACGCCGCCTTTTCCCCCGCCGAATTCGTGAATAAGCTGATTGCCGTTATGGACGGAAGAGACTAG
- the waaF gene encoding lipopolysaccharide heptosyltransferase II, with amino-acid sequence MLDPAAIKKILVINLAYLGDVILSTPAVRALKAAYPGGEIDMLVIPSTAPVANGNPYIRRVIVYDKRGRHRNLLRLWELIKQLRAEKYDLAVAMNFALRSSLMAWATGAKYRLGYDAQHAAPFLTHVASSSRAAVRHETENYLALLEPLGIITEDTSLTFRVNQEAVVAMRSKVKLTSARPAVAVCPYGRHPLNSWTDQGYAELIKYFSQDGDCYLIGGQAEKESLEKLNALSGGAATVLAGTLSISELAALLQAVDLLISVDTGPLHIAGAVGTPILGLFGRSDFRVWGPKGVNSKVLCTQPPCWPCYQRECDHHDCMGKLGPAEVIATAVAMLKDRDVS; translated from the coding sequence ATGCTTGATCCGGCGGCGATTAAAAAAATTCTTGTGATTAATCTGGCTTATCTTGGCGACGTCATCCTCTCTACTCCTGCGGTGAGGGCACTCAAAGCGGCTTATCCGGGGGGAGAAATTGACATGCTCGTCATACCATCCACTGCCCCGGTTGCCAATGGCAATCCCTACATTAGGCGGGTCATTGTCTATGACAAGCGTGGCCGGCACCGCAATCTTTTGCGATTATGGGAACTGATTAAACAACTGCGAGCTGAGAAATACGATCTGGCGGTGGCAATGAATTTCGCTCTCCGTAGTTCCCTCATGGCCTGGGCTACCGGTGCCAAATACAGACTGGGTTACGACGCCCAGCATGCTGCGCCCTTCCTCACGCACGTCGCTAGTTCCAGCCGGGCCGCAGTGAGGCACGAAACGGAAAACTATCTCGCGTTGCTAGAACCACTCGGTATCATAACGGAGGATACGTCCCTGACCTTCCGGGTTAATCAGGAAGCGGTCGTAGCGATGAGAAGTAAGGTCAAACTGACTTCCGCCCGCCCCGCCGTAGCAGTCTGCCCCTATGGCCGTCATCCGCTAAATAGTTGGACGGACCAAGGTTATGCCGAGCTCATTAAGTATTTTTCTCAGGATGGCGACTGCTATCTCATTGGCGGACAGGCTGAAAAAGAGTCGCTCGAAAAGCTCAATGCCCTAAGCGGAGGCGCCGCCACTGTGCTAGCTGGTACCTTGAGTATCAGCGAACTCGCAGCCTTACTACAAGCAGTCGATCTGTTGATTAGCGTCGATACCGGGCCTTTACACATCGCCGGCGCGGTGGGCACACCGATACTGGGGCTATTTGGCCGCTCAGACTTCAGGGTATGGGGACCAAAGGGCGTTAACAGCAAGGTGTTATGCACGCAGCCGCCTTGCTGGCCCTGCTACCAACGGGAATGCGACCACCATGACTGCATGGGTAAACTCGGTCCCGCCGAAGTAATCGCCACTGCGGTGGCGATGCTCAAAGACCGGGATGTTTCCTAG
- a CDS encoding HAD family hydrolase, with protein MKGGKAGRPAAFFDRDGVLNVDKGYLYRSEEFEWIPGAVETIKRLNDQGFLVFVVTNQSGVARGYYREEDVVRLHAWMNGELANHGARIDKFYYCPHYTEGPAREYVKACQCRKPLPGLILAAFAEWDIDREKSFLIGDKDSDLAAAEAAGIRGYKFAAGNLAAFLKTANVIRE; from the coding sequence GTGAAGGGGGGGAAAGCCGGGCGACCGGCTGCTTTCTTTGACCGCGACGGCGTGCTAAACGTCGACAAAGGCTATCTGTACCGCAGCGAGGAGTTCGAGTGGATTCCCGGCGCTGTCGAAACGATCAAGCGTCTCAACGACCAAGGTTTCCTCGTGTTCGTCGTGACCAACCAGAGCGGTGTTGCCCGCGGCTACTACCGCGAGGAAGACGTCGTCAGACTGCACGCCTGGATGAACGGCGAACTCGCCAACCACGGCGCCAGGATCGATAAGTTCTATTACTGTCCCCACTACACGGAAGGCCCAGCGAGGGAGTACGTCAAAGCCTGCCAGTGCCGCAAGCCGCTGCCCGGGCTAATCCTGGCGGCGTTCGCCGAGTGGGACATCGACCGGGAGAAGTCCTTCCTGATCGGGGACAAGGATTCCGATCTGGCGGCGGCAGAGGCGGCGGGGATAAGGGGGTACAAGTTTGCCGCCGGCAACCTGGCCGCCTTCCTCAAGACAGCGAACGTTATCCGGGAGTAG
- a CDS encoding glycosyltransferase family 2 protein, giving the protein MPKLAILILTYNEEVNIVPCIESAAFADEVVVVDSGSGDRTVELARQLGAKVVTRKFDGFGPQRNFALTQTDADWVMFLDADERITSALAAEMRSAADSGELAAYEILRHNYAFGQRIMHGGFRPDYSLRFYPRSAISWDGVVHEQATVTVPKRKMRGVMLHHTYTDWDRYFVKFNSYTTLMARKMHEQGRRGTMIHIMFRPWWAFLKFYIFQSGWRDGRLGFILSAFHFFYTMAKYVKLYYLQAEEKNQ; this is encoded by the coding sequence ATGCCGAAACTGGCTATACTTATTCTTACTTATAATGAAGAAGTAAACATCGTTCCCTGCATCGAAAGCGCCGCCTTCGCCGACGAAGTAGTCGTTGTCGACAGCGGCAGCGGCGACCGGACGGTCGAGCTGGCCCGCCAACTGGGCGCGAAAGTCGTCACCCGGAAATTCGACGGCTTCGGTCCGCAACGCAACTTCGCCCTCACCCAGACGGATGCCGACTGGGTGATGTTCCTTGACGCCGACGAGCGGATAACCTCCGCCCTGGCGGCCGAGATGCGGAGCGCGGCCGACAGCGGCGAGCTAGCGGCGTATGAGATACTGCGCCACAACTATGCTTTCGGCCAGCGCATCATGCACGGCGGCTTCAGGCCTGACTACTCACTGCGTTTTTATCCCCGCTCCGCCATCTCTTGGGACGGGGTGGTACACGAGCAGGCCACCGTCACCGTTCCCAAGCGCAAAATGCGCGGCGTCATGCTTCACCATACCTATACCGACTGGGACCGCTACTTCGTCAAGTTCAACAGCTACACCACCCTCATGGCCCGGAAAATGCACGAACAGGGCAGGCGCGGCACCATGATCCACATTATGTTCCGGCCGTGGTGGGCCTTCCTCAAGTTCTACATTTTCCAGTCCGGCTGGCGGGATGGCCGGCTTGGCTTCATTTTGTCGGCCTTTCACTTCTTCTACACGATGGCCAAGTATGTAAAACTGTATTACCTCCAGGCGGAGGAGAAAAATCAATGA
- a CDS encoding glycosyltransferase family 9 protein, with amino-acid sequence MVPRADRTYTNILIVKLSAIGDVVHALPVAYALKQCFPAARITWVVEKPAYDLLANNPCIDEIIVFDKPKLKKVSGIFTYAPGFVRLLRSRRFDLALDLQALFKSGAIAYMSGAPERYVYCNTRELSDKLSRRICGPHQDGHVVERYLDVVRALGCEVKQVVFPIHITDGERQAAAKAAKEAGLDLDSPYVLLSPGANWPNKRWPTACFAALADKLRQGGLVSVVSGGPGDAALAAEIAAAAATPPVDLTGKTSLKQLTHIIKHARAFVGGDTGPMHLAAALATPVVALHGPTDTIRNGPYGSGHKALVTAHSCAGCWRRACPKGLDCLAGITVEAVHDALNTILG; translated from the coding sequence GTGGTCCCAAGAGCTGACCGTACCTATACGAATATTCTCATCGTCAAGCTCAGCGCCATCGGCGACGTGGTCCACGCCCTGCCGGTGGCTTATGCATTGAAACAGTGCTTTCCCGCCGCCCGCATCACCTGGGTGGTGGAGAAGCCCGCCTACGACCTGCTCGCCAACAACCCATGCATCGACGAAATAATCGTTTTCGATAAGCCGAAGCTGAAAAAAGTATCCGGCATCTTTACGTACGCTCCTGGTTTTGTCAGGCTGCTCAGATCGCGGCGTTTCGACCTGGCCCTCGACCTGCAGGCGCTGTTCAAGAGCGGCGCCATCGCCTACATGAGCGGCGCACCCGAGCGCTACGTATACTGCAACACCCGCGAACTGAGCGACAAGCTCAGTCGGCGGATCTGCGGCCCCCATCAGGACGGTCATGTCGTCGAGCGGTACCTCGACGTGGTGAGGGCGCTCGGTTGTGAAGTCAAGCAAGTGGTATTCCCGATACATATCACCGACGGGGAAAGGCAGGCGGCGGCGAAAGCGGCCAAGGAAGCCGGCCTCGACCTCGACAGTCCCTATGTCCTCCTTTCTCCCGGTGCCAACTGGCCCAACAAACGCTGGCCCACAGCCTGCTTCGCCGCGCTCGCGGACAAGCTGCGGCAAGGCGGCCTCGTCTCCGTCGTCAGCGGCGGTCCCGGCGACGCTGCCCTGGCGGCGGAAATCGCCGCGGCGGCCGCCACGCCCCCGGTCGACCTGACCGGCAAAACCTCACTCAAACAACTTACCCATATAATCAAGCACGCCCGGGCGTTTGTCGGCGGCGACACAGGGCCGATGCACCTGGCCGCGGCCTTGGCGACGCCGGTGGTCGCCCTGCACGGACCCACCGACACCATCCGCAACGGACCGTACGGCAGCGGCCACAAAGCCCTCGTGACGGCGCACAGTTGCGCCGGCTGCTGGCGGCGGGCCTGCCCCAAAGGGCTCGACTGCCTGGCGGGCATAACCGTCGAAGCGGTCCACGACGCATTAAATACAATACTGGGGTAG
- the rfaE2 gene encoding D-glycero-beta-D-manno-heptose 1-phosphate adenylyltransferase translates to MKIIARDEAKTIAAGLKTAGHTLVFTNGCFDILHAGHVRYLAAARQLGDRLIVGLNSDQSVKSFKGADRPINSQDDRAEVLAALAAVDHVVVFGDRTAEGLVSEIKPDIYVKGGDYRVEDLPEAKIVAAYGGRTVLIPEVPGRSSSNIIDKIKETASRGPKS, encoded by the coding sequence ATGAAAATAATCGCTAGGGACGAAGCGAAAACCATCGCCGCCGGCCTAAAAACCGCCGGGCATACGCTCGTTTTCACCAACGGCTGCTTCGATATCCTCCACGCCGGCCATGTGCGCTACCTGGCGGCTGCCAGGCAATTAGGCGACCGGCTGATCGTCGGCCTCAACAGCGACCAATCCGTGAAAAGCTTTAAAGGAGCCGACCGGCCGATAAATTCCCAGGACGACCGGGCCGAAGTACTGGCCGCTCTGGCGGCGGTCGACCATGTCGTGGTATTCGGCGACCGGACGGCCGAGGGACTGGTGTCCGAAATCAAACCCGATATATACGTCAAGGGAGGCGACTACCGTGTGGAGGACCTTCCCGAGGCCAAGATCGTGGCGGCGTACGGCGGGCGCACGGTGCTCATTCCCGAGGTTCCGGGCCGCTCGTCCAGCAATATCATCGACAAAATAAAGGAGACTGCTTCCCGTGGTCCCAAGAGCTGA
- the rfaD gene encoding ADP-glyceromanno-heptose 6-epimerase: MIVVTGGAGFIGSNLVKGLNDRGLKDILVVDDLSQGDKFKNLLALDIRDYIDKDDFLTALCAGKYDNEAIEAVFHDGACSDTMEYNGKYMMDTNYVYSKELLHFCQRRRIPFIYASSASVYGGGENGFREEPECEWALNVYAFSKLQFDRYVRRVLPDATAQIVGLRYFNVYGPQENHKGKMASVAYHFFHQLKKDGVVRLFKGIEGYGDGEQRRDFVYVKDVVDVNLFFYDNPDKSGIFNCGTGRANTFNAVANAAIKAIGDGKIEYIDFPEMLKGKYQNFTEADPAQLQAAGYNRPFTEPEEAVADYYRYLATGGYLKR; encoded by the coding sequence ATGATCGTAGTGACAGGCGGCGCAGGCTTCATCGGCAGCAATCTCGTCAAAGGACTCAACGACCGCGGGTTGAAAGACATCCTGGTGGTCGACGACCTGAGCCAGGGTGACAAGTTTAAAAACTTGCTGGCGCTCGATATTAGGGACTATATCGACAAGGACGACTTCCTGACGGCGCTGTGCGCCGGTAAATACGACAACGAGGCTATCGAAGCCGTATTTCACGACGGAGCCTGCTCCGACACGATGGAATATAACGGCAAGTATATGATGGACACCAACTACGTTTACAGCAAAGAGTTGCTGCATTTCTGCCAGCGGCGTCGTATCCCGTTCATCTACGCCTCATCGGCTTCGGTGTACGGCGGCGGCGAAAACGGCTTCCGCGAAGAGCCTGAATGCGAGTGGGCGCTGAACGTTTACGCCTTCTCCAAGCTCCAGTTCGACCGCTACGTCCGGCGCGTCCTTCCGGACGCGACCGCGCAGATCGTCGGCCTCCGGTACTTCAACGTCTACGGGCCGCAGGAAAACCATAAGGGAAAGATGGCCTCGGTAGCCTACCACTTTTTCCATCAACTGAAGAAGGACGGCGTAGTCAGGCTGTTCAAGGGTATCGAGGGTTATGGCGATGGCGAACAGCGGCGGGACTTCGTCTATGTCAAAGACGTTGTCGACGTCAACCTGTTCTTTTACGATAATCCGGACAAAAGCGGCATCTTCAACTGCGGCACTGGCCGGGCCAACACCTTCAACGCGGTCGCCAACGCCGCGATCAAGGCTATAGGCGACGGAAAGATCGAATACATCGATTTCCCCGAGATGCTCAAAGGAAAGTACCAGAACTTTACCGAGGCCGATCCGGCACAGCTTCAAGCGGCCGGCTACAACAGACCGTTCACAGAACCGGAGGAGGCGGTAGCCGATTACTACCGGTATCTCGCTACCGGCGGCTACCTGAAGCGGTGA